GTAAGGGACTACAATTAATCAAAAATCCTCAACAAACAAAGATAAAAAAAATGTCACCATAACAAATTTCGACAATCATGCAGCCATTTAGCAGAAAAAATATTTACAGCTTACGTCACCACCAGGACCCCTGCCCCCCGGATCGCTCCACGGCGCAGATCGCCCAGGGCTTCGTTGGCAGCCTCAAGCGGATAGGATTGAACTTCAGTCCGCACCGGCACCCGCGGCGCCAGGGCAAGGAACTCCTCGCCGTCCCGGCGCGTGAGGTTGGCGACGGACCTGATGCTCCGTTCTCCCCAGAGGATGTCGTAGGGGAACTGCGGGATATCGCTCATGTGGATGCCCCCGCAGACGACGCCCCCCCCCTTCCCCAGCGCCCGGAGCGCGGCCGGCACCAGCTCTCCCGCCGGGGCGAATATGATGGCGGCATCCAGTTCCTCGGGAGGAAGCTCCGACGAACTTCCCGCCCAAACCGCCCCCATCTCCCGGGCGAATGCCTGCCCTTCACCGTCGCCGGGCCGGGTAAATCCGAAAACCTTGCGCCCCTGGAAAGCGGCCACCTGGGTTACAATATGCGCCGCTGCGCCGAAGCCGTAGACCCCGAGGTGCTCCGCGTCCCCCGCCATGACCAGGGAGCGGTAGCCGATGAGCCCGGCGCAGAGGAGCGGCGCCGCCTGCAGGTCCGGGTACCCTTCGGGGATCGGGAAGCAGAAACGGGCATCGGCCACCGTGTACTCGGCGAAACCGCCGTTTCGCTGGTAGCCGGTGAACAGGGCATGGTCGCACAGGTTCTCCCGCCCGGAAGTGCAGTGGCGGCAGGTGCCGCAGGTGGCCCCCAGCCACGGCACCCCCACCCTGGTTCCCTCCGCGAAGCGATGGACTCCGGCACCGAGGCGCACCACGCTCCCCACTATCTGGTGGCCGGGAATGAGGGGGAGCTTCGGCTCCGTCAGTTCGCCGTCCACGATGTGGAGGTCAGTGCGGCAGATGCCGCAGGCGTGGACCTTTAGGAGCACTTCCCCGGCACCCGGCTCCGGCACCGGCACATCGGCAAGACGAAGGGGCATCCCCGCCCCGTCGAAAATCATCGCACGCATGTCACACCTCCACGAACCGTTTGAGCTCACGCCGCAGCTGCGGCTCGCCATCGGCAACGATCCCCCGCATCCCCCGGCTCTCGGCCCGGACAACGTTTGCCAGCATGTCATCCACAAAGACCGCATCACGGGGGTCGATGCCCAACTCCCGCGCCACATCGTCAAAGAGGGACGGATCGCGCTTCCCCTTGCCGAGGCGGTAGCTGTTGAATACCCGGTCGAATTCCCGGAAGAAGCCGTCACGCCGGTCAAGCCATTCCAGCCAGTCGGTCTGGTCGCTGACGATTGCGGTGATGTACCCTTTTGCACGAAGTGCCCGCACCAGCTCCAGCATCCCGGGGCGGAGAACGAAGCGGTCCAGGATGACTGATGTCAGCTCCCGGGCGCTACCCCGCAGGCCGGTCCGCTCCCGCACCATGCACCAGAACGCGCTCTCGCTCCCCGTCCCCAGGACATAGCCGCTCTCATAGACCGCCTCCATGCCGGCACCGTGAAGCGCGATTGGGTCCAGCCCCTGGCGCCGGGCGAGCTCGAAGAGCCCCTCCCGGAACCCCTCCTCGGCCAGCACCCCGCCATAGTCGAAGAGGACCGCCTTCACCCCCTTCGCCGGCGCCCCGAGCCGCACCCGAAAAAGGGTCTGCCACCTCCGGGCGTCGCTCCAGCCGGTCACCGGGTCTGGGGCAACGATCTTCAGCTCGTCAAAGCGCATCTCCTGCCTGTCCAGGGAGACGGTGCGCGCCGCCATCTCCTTTGCTGCCAGCGGCATGTCGGCATAGAGCAGCGAGAGGTGCGGCATGAGCACGTGCCCCGAATCGGCGGCCACCGCCCCCTTCACCATTTCATGAACCCGGCTCAGGGGGGGCTCATCCCCGAAGGCAACAAAGAGGGACCGAAAGTACTCCTCCGTCACACCGAGCCCCGTCACCCGCAGGGTGATGGGGCCAGTTCCGGCCGCCGCCTCGGCAAGGGCCCGGCGCACCGGCTCCAGGTCGGCATCCGTATCGTAGCTCCCGCCATAGACGGTGACGTGGGGTTCGAAGGGAGGCGCGTCATAGCGGGCGGCAAGCTCGCGGATCACCCCTTCGGCCCAACGGCGGTCGTCCGCAGCCGGGACAAGGAATACGGAAAAGCGGCGGCTGGTCATGGCGTCAGCTCCCTCCGGCGCTCGAAAGAGAGAAACTCATGGGGGGGCGCCCCCTCGCCGGAAATCCGCTCCATCTCCTGAAAATCGCCGGGGATCTCCGGAAAAACCGTATCCCCTTCGTACGCGTCATGGATAACCGTGAGAAGGATGCGGCCCGCAAGCGGCAGAACCTCCCGGTAAACCTCGCCGCCGCCGCAGATGAACACCTCGCGGGCGGCACCGGCCAGCTCCAGGGCCTCGTCAAGGGTGCGGGCGACGGTCACACCTTCGGGGGCATATCCTTCCCGGCGGGTAAGGACGATATTCTGCCGCCCCGGAAGCGGGCGTCCCAAGGACTCGAAGGTCTTCCGGCCCATGATGACCGGGTGCCCCATGGTTATGGACTTGAACCGGGCCAGATCGTCGGGGATGTGCCACGGCATGGCGCCGTCTTTTCCGATCACGCGATTCTCGGCCATGGCGGCGATGATGGTGACGATCATGGTGCGGCTACGCGGCATCCTCATACTCCAGCACCTCGCTTGTGGCAATGGGCCTCTTCTCGGTGAGGTAGCCGTACCACTTGTAGAGCATATCGATCAGGGTCACCACCGCCAGGACAGCCATCACCGCCACCAGCCCGGCGTTCATCCTGAAGGTCAGGGCTTCCGATGCCGCGGGAGCCGTGGCGGCCTTGCCGAGAAAAATGCCCACGAGGTCCCACGAGGCGGCGAACGTCGTCACGTACATGAAAGCCATGGGGATCAACGTAGTCCAGGCGTAGCGGACCTTGCCGGTTTTGATGAGGATAGTGGTGCCGACCCCGAGGGCAATGGCCGCCAGGAGCTGGTTCGACACCCCGAACATGGGCCAGATGGTGGAGACGTTGCCGGACCATATCAGGTATGACCATGCGGCCACCACGACAGCGCTCGTGAAAATGATGCCGGGAAGCCAGCGCTGCCGCCCCAGGGGCGCATAGACCCGGCTCCCCAGCTCCTGGAGGAGAAAGCGGGCCACCCTGGTGCCGGTATCGACGGTGGTGAGGATGAAGAGGGCCTCGAACATGAGGGCGAAGTTGTACCAGTAGGGCATGAGCCCCTTCATGCCGGGGAGCGACGACAGGATGGAAGCCATCCCCACCGCCAGGGAAACGGCGCCGCCGGGGCGGCCGACGATGTCGGTCCCCACCATGGCCGACAGCTCCCGCACCCGGTCGATGGGAAACCCCAGGGCCGCGATGGCGTCGAAGGAGAGCTTCGTGTTGATGGCGAAGTAGTCGCCGGGGATGAGGATTGTGGCCGCCACCAGCGCCATGACCGACACGAAACCCTCGGCCAGCATGGCCCCATAGCCGATCATCGGTATCTCCCGTTCGCTCATGATCATCTTCGGCGTGGTGCCCGAGGATATGAGGGAATGGAACCCCGAAACCGCGCCACAGGCAATGGTAATGAACATGAATGGGAAGAGCTTGCCGGGGATCACCGGCCCGCCGCCGGAAACGAACGAGGTCACGGCCGGCATCTGGATGGTGGGAGCCATGAAGATGACGCCGACGGCCAGAAGGCTCACCGTGCCGATCTTCATGTAGGTGGAGATGTAGTCCCGGGGGCAGAGGAGCATCCAGACCGGGAGAATGGAAGCGATGAGGCCGTAGGCTGCCATGGCAAGGGTAAGCCCCCCCTTCCCGAGACTGAAGAAGGGCTCAAGGGGAGAACCGGGAATGAAGTGGCCGCTGAATACCGCCAGCAGAAGGAGCACGAAACCGATGGCGCTCACCTCCCCCACCCGGCCGGGGCGGAGCTTGTAGAGGTAGAGCCCCATGAAGAGGGCAATGGGGATGGTGAGGAAGATGGTGAAAGTCCCCCAGGGGCTATTGGCCAGGGAGTTCACCACCGCAAGGCCGAGCCCCGCCAGGGCCACGATCAGGATGAAGAGGATGGCCAGCGACGCCGCCAGCCCCCCCACCGGCCCGATCTCGTCCTTGGCGATCCGGGCCAGGGATCGGCCGTTGCGCCGCACCGACGCCGCCAGGATCACCATATCGTGCACCGCCCCCACCACCACTGCCCCGATGAGAATCCAGAGGAATCCCGGCAGGTAGCCGAACTGGGCCGCCAGCATCGGGCCGATGAGGGGACCGGCCCCGGCGATGGCCGCGAAGTGGTGGCCGAAGAGGACCCAGCGGTTGGTGGGGTGGTAGTCCATGCCGTCGGCCAGGCGCCGGGCCGGAGTTTTCAGGTGGGCATCGAGGGAGAGAACCTTCGCCGCCAGGAAGGCGCCGTAGAAGCGGTAGGCAACCAGGTAGAAACAGGCGGCGGCAGTCACGAGCCAGAGGGCGTTCACCTTCTCCCCCGGATTCACAACCCCAGCCACCACGGCAAGTGAAATCGCCGCAACCGCCGAAATCACCAACCAGACGAGTTTTCCGAGCATCCGTTCGCCTCCTTTGCCTGCTCATGGGCAGGGGCCGGACTCCTCTCCCCACGCACAGCCTCGAACATGCAAAAAAACTTAACAGAAAGCCGACCCAGCCTCAAGAATTAATATAATGATTCGATTTTATTGCAATTTTCAAAATTATTATTCGCAGTGAATAAATCTTCATTCTTGCCGATAAGACTTAAAGTGAACTGCAATAGAGAACGCAAAGGCCATCTGAACCATGGGCGACCCGAAAATCCTAGCGGTAGACGATCAGCAGATTTTTCTGCTTCTCCTCGAAAATCACCTGCGCGAGGCTGGGTTCACCCCCCTGACCGCGTCAGTCGGACAAGAGGCACTGGCCATCCTCGAACAGCAAGCGGTCGACCTGATCATCTCCGACCTGATGATGCCGGGAATGGACGGCCTTGAACTCATTGAACAGGTTCACAAGCGCCATCCCGGCCTTCCCATAATAGTTCTCACCGGCCACGGGAGCGTCGAAAGCGCCGTGGAGGCCATGCGGCGGGGCGCCTACGATTATCTGGAGAAACCTTACAACCCGGATGTCCTGGGTATCACCATCCGGCGCGCCCTCGACCATCATCACGTCATCCGCGAAAACCAGCAGATCACGGGATTGCTGCGGGAGCGATTCACCTTCCAGAGCATCGTCACCGTCAACCCGGCCATGAAGGAACTTCTGGAACTGGCCGCCAGGGTCGCGTCGGCCCGGCAGACCACGGTGGCCATTTACGGTGAGAGCGGTGCAGGCAAGGAAGTGCTGGCGCGCGCCATCCACTTTGCCGGCAATGGGCTCCCTGCCGGATTTGTTGCAGTCAACTGCGCCGCTATCCCCGAGCATCTTCTGGAAAGCGAGCTTTTCGGCCATGTACGGGGAGCCTTCACCGGCGCCGATCGGGATCGGGAAGGGAAATTCAGCATGGCCCGAGGCGGGACGATCCTCCTGGACGAGATCGGCGACATGCCCCTGCCGCTCCAGGCAAAGCTCCTGCGGGTCCTCCAGGAACGGGTCTTCGAGAAGATCGGCAGCAACACTCCGCTGCTGGCCGACTGCCGGGTCATCGTGGCCACAAACCGCAACCTGGTCAGCCTGGTTGCTTCCGGCAAATTCCGGGAGGACCTCTACCACCGGATCAACGTCTTTCCCCTTACCATCCCCCCCCTCAGGGAACGCAAGGACGACATCCCCCTGCTGTGCGAACATGTCCTCGACCAGTTGCGTCAGCACCTCGGCAAACCGCTCCCCGGCATATCCCAGGAAGCCATGAATATCATGCTCGATTACCCATGGCCCGGCAATGTCCGGGAACTGCGCAACTGCCTGGAGCGGGCCGCCATCCTCACCGACGGCGAACTCATCCGCCCTTCCCACCTGGGAATAGGAACGGGGCCGGCCGACGATATCCAGACCGTGAGCAGTCCCGGAACCACAACCTACACCCTGACGCTCCCATCAGACCAGATCTCCCTCGATGCCCTCACCGACCGCATCCTAGCAATAACCCTGGAGCGGTGCGGCGGCAACAAGTCAAAGGCCTCCCAATTCCTTCGGATAAACCGCAAGGCCTTCTACCGCTCCTGAAACTCCCCTCGATCATTTTCCCGCCGCATGTGTCCCCTCCCAGGCCACACTGTCCCCTCAAGGGACAATACAAAAAGCACGCAACACCATAAATAGCTGTAATCACTTACATCTACAAATTGGCACCACTCCTGCCACATTAAGGGTAACAGCATTGGCAACTGTCCCGCTGCGGGACAGAACAGGAAAACAACCATGTCACAGGTAGGTGTGGGAAATTTCTGGGATGCTTGCCGGCAGACGATGCCTTTCGGCAGGAAGCGGCAAAATCTCCTGCAAGATGCTTGTCGGGATTAGGGTTACGTACTCAGCGCCGAAGAACTCGCCGTGATACGAAGGGGAAGATTCACCCCTATTCAGCCTAGCTTGA
The nucleotide sequence above comes from Geobacter benzoatilyticus. Encoded proteins:
- a CDS encoding zinc-dependent alcohol dehydrogenase family protein, with translation MRAMIFDGAGMPLRLADVPVPEPGAGEVLLKVHACGICRTDLHIVDGELTEPKLPLIPGHQIVGSVVRLGAGVHRFAEGTRVGVPWLGATCGTCRHCTSGRENLCDHALFTGYQRNGGFAEYTVADARFCFPIPEGYPDLQAAPLLCAGLIGYRSLVMAGDAEHLGVYGFGAAAHIVTQVAAFQGRKVFGFTRPGDGEGQAFAREMGAVWAGSSSELPPEELDAAIIFAPAGELVPAALRALGKGGGVVCGGIHMSDIPQFPYDILWGERSIRSVANLTRRDGEEFLALAPRVPVRTEVQSYPLEAANEALGDLRRGAIRGAGVLVVT
- a CDS encoding HAD-IA family hydrolase codes for the protein MTSRRFSVFLVPAADDRRWAEGVIRELAARYDAPPFEPHVTVYGGSYDTDADLEPVRRALAEAAAGTGPITLRVTGLGVTEEYFRSLFVAFGDEPPLSRVHEMVKGAVAADSGHVLMPHLSLLYADMPLAAKEMAARTVSLDRQEMRFDELKIVAPDPVTGWSDARRWQTLFRVRLGAPAKGVKAVLFDYGGVLAEEGFREGLFELARRQGLDPIALHGAGMEAVYESGYVLGTGSESAFWCMVRERTGLRGSARELTSVILDRFVLRPGMLELVRALRAKGYITAIVSDQTDWLEWLDRRDGFFREFDRVFNSYRLGKGKRDPSLFDDVARELGIDPRDAVFVDDMLANVVRAESRGMRGIVADGEPQLRRELKRFVEV
- a CDS encoding dihydrofolate reductase; translated protein: MPRSRTMIVTIIAAMAENRVIGKDGAMPWHIPDDLARFKSITMGHPVIMGRKTFESLGRPLPGRQNIVLTRREGYAPEGVTVARTLDEALELAGAAREVFICGGGEVYREVLPLAGRILLTVIHDAYEGDTVFPEIPGDFQEMERISGEGAPPHEFLSFERRRELTP
- a CDS encoding carbon starvation protein A, which produces MLGKLVWLVISAVAAISLAVVAGVVNPGEKVNALWLVTAAACFYLVAYRFYGAFLAAKVLSLDAHLKTPARRLADGMDYHPTNRWVLFGHHFAAIAGAGPLIGPMLAAQFGYLPGFLWILIGAVVVGAVHDMVILAASVRRNGRSLARIAKDEIGPVGGLAASLAILFILIVALAGLGLAVVNSLANSPWGTFTIFLTIPIALFMGLYLYKLRPGRVGEVSAIGFVLLLLAVFSGHFIPGSPLEPFFSLGKGGLTLAMAAYGLIASILPVWMLLCPRDYISTYMKIGTVSLLAVGVIFMAPTIQMPAVTSFVSGGGPVIPGKLFPFMFITIACGAVSGFHSLISSGTTPKMIMSEREIPMIGYGAMLAEGFVSVMALVAATILIPGDYFAINTKLSFDAIAALGFPIDRVRELSAMVGTDIVGRPGGAVSLAVGMASILSSLPGMKGLMPYWYNFALMFEALFILTTVDTGTRVARFLLQELGSRVYAPLGRQRWLPGIIFTSAVVVAAWSYLIWSGNVSTIWPMFGVSNQLLAAIALGVGTTILIKTGKVRYAWTTLIPMAFMYVTTFAASWDLVGIFLGKAATAPAASEALTFRMNAGLVAVMAVLAVVTLIDMLYKWYGYLTEKRPIATSEVLEYEDAA
- a CDS encoding sigma-54-dependent transcriptional regulator, with translation MGDPKILAVDDQQIFLLLLENHLREAGFTPLTASVGQEALAILEQQAVDLIISDLMMPGMDGLELIEQVHKRHPGLPIIVLTGHGSVESAVEAMRRGAYDYLEKPYNPDVLGITIRRALDHHHVIRENQQITGLLRERFTFQSIVTVNPAMKELLELAARVASARQTTVAIYGESGAGKEVLARAIHFAGNGLPAGFVAVNCAAIPEHLLESELFGHVRGAFTGADRDREGKFSMARGGTILLDEIGDMPLPLQAKLLRVLQERVFEKIGSNTPLLADCRVIVATNRNLVSLVASGKFREDLYHRINVFPLTIPPLRERKDDIPLLCEHVLDQLRQHLGKPLPGISQEAMNIMLDYPWPGNVRELRNCLERAAILTDGELIRPSHLGIGTGPADDIQTVSSPGTTTYTLTLPSDQISLDALTDRILAITLERCGGNKSKASQFLRINRKAFYRS